The Gemmatimonadetes bacterium SCN 70-22 DNA segment AGTATCGTCAGCGCTCTCCGATGATGCGACACTCGACAGCATGCTGAGCGCTCGCGGCGACATTCCATCGTGGTATGCCGGTCCGCTCGTAAGGGTTGGTCCTGGCTTCCTGCTATCGCTGCAGAATCTCCGGACCGATCAGTCGGTGGTGCTACGACTCCTGCCAGACCTTCGAATTGGCAGGGCCCAAGCGTTCGACTCTCCGATTGCGATTGTGGACGCGTCACGCGACGGAACGTCGGTCTATGGCATACATCACCTTCAGGGGGCGGAGCTCGTCGTGTACCGCTTGTGGCGGCATCCGTGATGGCGAGGGCGCATGCGAAGCTGTCCTGGTCGGCGGCGTCATCCGCCTGCGAAGGCTGAGCGGCGCCAAGCTCGGGCTGGGACGATGCGTCCACCCACGCGGGCGGCCGACCGCGACTCAGGACGACGACTGCACGTCGAGAGGATATCGGCCGTCGGTGCGCCGATCACCCTGCCGGCGTTGGGGCCGGTGATTGGGCGCTGGTCTTGGACGCTTCGTCACCCTGGCTCATTCCGGATTCCCTCACCGGCACCGCGTCGGCCAGCCCTCCCGCCGCGTAGGAGAGGAGCGCCAGCCGGAACACCTCGTCCATGCTGCTCACGAAGGTGAACGCCATGTTCCCGCGCACCTCGTCCGGCACGTCGCGCAGGTCCTTCTGGTTGCCGGCCGGGAGGATCACCTCGCGCAGCCCGGCGCGATAGGCGGCGAGCGTCTTCTCCTTCACCCCGCCGATCTCCAGCACCTTGCCGCGCAGCGTCACCTCACCGGTCATGGCCACGTCGCGCCGCACGGGACGCCGGCTCAGCACCGAGCCGATGGCCAGCGTCACCGCCACGCCGGCGCTCGGCCCGTCCTTGGGAACCGCCCCGGCCGGGAAGTGGATGTGCAGGTCGCTCTCCTTGAAGTCCTGGGGGGTCACCCCCAGCGCGTCGGCGCGCGATCGCACGAACGAGAGGGCGGCGTCCACGCTCTCGCGCATCACGTCGCCCAGCTGCCCGGTCACGGTCAGCTTTCCCGACCCCTGCATGCGGAGCGCCTCGATGGTCATGATGTCGCCGCCTAACGATGTCCAGGCCAGCCCGGTCACCGCCCCCACCTCGGGCTCCTTCTCCGCCGCCTCGTTGGCGTACTTCGGGGCGCCGAGGATCTCCTCCACGAGGGCGTTGTCCACGATCCACGCCCCCTCCTCCCCCTCCGCCTTCCTGCGCGCCCGCTTGCGCATGAGCGACGAGATGTTGCGCTCGAAGTTGCGCAGCCCCGCCTCGCGCGAATAGCGCGACGAGATGAACCCCAGCACCTCGTCGGTGAACTGGATGTCCTTGTCGGTAATCCCGTGCTCCTCGAGCAGGCGCGGCAGGAGGTAGCGCCAGGCGATCTCCACCTTCTCCTCCACCGTGTAGCCGGCGATCCGGATCACCTCCATGCGGTCGCGCAGCGGGGCGGGGATGTCGAACAGGTTGTTCGCCGTGCAGATGAAGAGCGAACGCGAGAGGTCGAACGGGAGGTTGAGGTAGTGGTCGACGAAGTCGTGGTTCTGCGCCGGGTCGAGGACCTCGAGCATGGCCGCGGTCGGGTCGCCCGAGGCGCCCCCGCCCGACATCTTGTCGATCTCATCGATCATCAGGACCGGATCGCTGACGCCGACGCGCCGCAGGGCCTGGAGGAAGAGCCCGGGCATGGCCCCCACGTAGGTGCGCCGGTGCCCGCGGATCTCGGCCTCGTCGCGCACCCCGCCCACCGCGATGCGGTAGAACTCGCGCCCGATCGCCTTGGCGATCGCCTCGCCTAACGACGTCTTTCCCGTCCCCGGCGGCCCCACGAAGCAGAGGATCGGGCCGTGCGGGTCGCCGCCGCGCAGCTTGCGCACCGCCAGGAACTCGACGATCCGCTCCTTGGCCTCGCTCAGCCCGTAGTGCCGCCCGTCCAACGCCTCCTCCACCCGGGACAGCGCGATCTCCTCGTCGCCCGACCGCTTGTGCCAGGGGAGGGAAAGGATCCAGTCCAGGTAGGTGCGGATCACCTGGTACTCGCTCGATGCCGGGGAGAGCATCCGCAGCCGCTCCGTCTCGCGCCGCGCCTCCTGCCCCACCCGCTCGGGGAGCCGGGCGTCGTCGATCTTCTTCAGGAGCTCGATCGCCTCCTTCTCCCCCGGATCGGTCTCCCCCAGCTCGGCCTGGATGGCGCGCAGCTGCTGGCGCAGGTAGAACTCGCGCTGGTGCTGCTCGATCTTGACCTCGGTCTGCTTCTTCACGTCCTCCATCACCCGGGCGCGCGCCACCTCGCGCTCGAGCCGGGAGAGGATGAAGCGGAGACGCTGCCCCACGTCGAGGCGCTGCAGCACCTCGTCCTTGTCGGAGATCCGGAAGTTCATGTTCGTCGCCGCGAGGTCGGCAAAGCGCCCCGGGTCGGAGACGTTCATCTTCAGGATCTGCGGGACCTCGTCCGGGATGCGGTCGACCAGGTCGGCCAGCGTCTCGGCCGCGCTCACGATGCGGGCGACGAGGTCGTTCAGTTCGTCGGGGTCGGCGGGGAGCTCCTTGGCGGCGTGCACCCTGGCGATGACGTACGGCTCCTCCTGTTCCACCGATTCCACCGTGATGCGCCGCAACCCCTGCAGCGTGATCTGGACGGTGTCGCCCGGCAGGTTGATCCGCTCGTGCACGCGGGCCGCGACCCCGACGCGTCCCACCAGCTTCTGGTTGTCGATGGGATCGTCGACGTCGCCAGATGCAACGAGGAGGGCGACGATGAGCCCCGGGTCCTCGTTGTCGCGCAGGAGGGCCAGGTTCTCCGGCGCCCCCATCTGCACCGCGATCGTCCCCAGGGGGTAGACGATGGTGGAGCGCAACGCCATGAGCGGGAGCGTGGGCGGGAGTTCCTGGCCAAGGATTTCGTCGCGACGCTGGGGACGGGACATCATCGGGGAGACGGGAGTCGGGAGTCGGGAGACGGGAGTCCGCAGGCTCCCGTCCTCGGGCCGTGGCGCGTCGGGGGAGAGCCCCATGCGCCGCGGACAAAGGTACGGGGCGGGCGCGACACGCGCGACATGCGCGACACGCGCGACCTGCGCGAGGCGCGCGACATGCTACACACGCGACACGCGCGACATGTACGACATGCACGCGCCCCTCGCACCGCTCCACACGCACGCCGTCCCGATCACGCACCGCCTCCCACGTGGAGTGAGCGGCGGTGCGCGCGCGCATCAGCGCGGTTCGGTGTCGCCCCGCGGCGCCGTCGTCGTCACCTGGCCCGGCAGGGTGAGCTTCCCCGAGGCGATGTCGAAGACGTCGACGACGCACAGGAGCGGACTGTGCACGCTGCCGTTGACGCGCAGCGCCGCCGTGACGCCGTCGAACTGGAAGGCGGTGGGGAACCCCACTTCCTTCAGCGGAACCTCGACGCGGATCTCGTTGCCCTCGATGGCCGGCTCGTACCCCGGGCTGTCGATGAAGAGCGGGAGTCCCGGCCACGTGGCCGGGAGCTTCGGCTTCGCCCCCTCCGGAATGTCGCGTACCTTGAGCGCCCCGGCGCCGCAGGCATCATCCGGGACCAGCACCACCCAGTGCGAGTGCCAGAGCTCTCCGTCGTTGGTGGGGTCACCATCGCCGTTCTCGTCGAAGCGCGGCGTATCGTCGAAGTCGGGATGTGCGGTGGCGGCGAGGGCCAGCGTCCCCGTCTTCTCCTCGAATCCCACCGCCGCCGGATCGAGGCTCGTGGGCCACACGTAACTGAACACCTCGCTCCCGGCGAGCTTGCCGTTGGCGGCAGGGCGCGTCGCCCCCGCTCGTCCGGCCACCCGCTCGATGAAGACGAGCTTCGTCCCCTCGCGATGCACGCGCGTCAGGACCAGGTCGAATGGCGCGAGCTCGGGCTTGGGCGTCCGCGCGCTTCTGGCGTCGCCGCTGGCCGAGCGGATCTCGCCGGGCGACCCGAAGAGATCGAAGCCGGCGGCCCCCGCTGCCGTGGCGGCGAGTCCGACGACGGTCACGACGGCGAGGGTCGTGCGATACGCGCGAGGGGGTGGATTCCAGGACATGGGGTGCTCTTGGGTGAGGAGTGAAATTGCTTAGGACTCCTAAGCAAGTGGCGAAATCCTAAGGACTCCTTATTTTCTGGTCAAGGGCAAGGGGCGTCCCGAAGGCCAATGCCGGGAGCGCTCGCCCCCCCTCGACGCGTATCGCCGCCGGTGCGGGCATCGCCGCCGGGAGCGCTTCACCCACTTTCCAGCCATGAGCGACGTGTCGGTCCAGCCGGATGCCTCGTCCCCCCCGCCCCCGGTGGCGGAGCAGGTCACCGCCGGGCTCTACAAGCTCGGCCTCGCGCTCCGGACGCACGCCTGGCGCGAGTCGATCCCACGGGGGCTCACGCCGACGCAGGCACAGGTCCTGGCACTCCTGAAGGCCAGCGGCGCTCCACGCCGGCTGTCGGACGTGGCGGAGGAGATGGCGGTGACGCTCCCGACGGCGAGCGACGCGGTGAAGGCGCTGGTGTCCAAGGGGCTAGTGTCGAAGGGGCGTGCCGCCGACGACGCGCGGGCCGTGGCGCTCACGCTCACGACACGCGGTCACGAGGAGGCAGCGTCGCGCACGGCCGGCCCGGAGTTCGTCGTCGCCGCCGTCGCTGCACTCACCCCCGACGAGCAGCGCATGCTCATGCGCATCCTCGTCAAGATGGTGCGGACGCTGCAGGAGCGAGGCGACATCGCACCGGCGCGGACGTGCGTCGCCTGCCGGTTCTTTCGGCCGTTCGCGCACCCCGATGACACGGCGCGGCCGCACCACTGCGACTTCGTCGGGGCCGCGTTCGGCGAGGGGGGGCTGCGGCTGGACTGTCGCGACTTCGAGGCGGCCGATCCCGACGGGATGCGCGCGCGCTGGGCGGCGTTCGACGCGGGCGACGAGGTCGCGCGGCGCTGACGCCGTAGGTTGTATTTCCAGCGTGACTTAGCTAGCCTTACAGGCTCTATGTTCGACGAGCTTTCCGACAAGATCTCTGGCGTCTTCGCCAAGCTCCGCGGCCGTGGTGTCCTGACCGAATCGGACATCAAGGAAGGGCTGCGGGAGGTGCGGCGCGTGCTGCTCGAGGCCGACGTCAACTTCCAGCTCACGCGCGAGTTCCTCGAGCGCGTCGAGAAGAAGGCGGTCGGCGTCACGCAGCTCAAGACGGTGCAGCCGGCGCAGCAGCTGGTGAAGATCGTCTACGACGAGCTCACCACCATGCTCGGCGAGCGCCGCGAGCCGCTCAAGCTCAGCTCCGTCCCTCCCACCGTCGTGATGATGGTCGGGCTGCAGGGGTCGGGGAAGACGACGTCGGCGGCCAAGCTCGCCCGCCGGCTCAAGGGGGAAGGGCGCCCCACGCGCCTCGTGGCGGCCGACGTGTATCGTCCCGCGGCCATCGACCAGCTGGAGACGTTAGGCGCGTCGCTCGAGGTCCCGGTCTACGCCGACCGCTCCACGAGGGACGTGGTGAAGATCGCGCGCGCCGGCATCGACGAGGCGAAGCGCGCCCGCGACCGCGTCGTGATCCTCGACACCGCCGGCCGCCTGCAGATCGACGACGAGATGATGCAGGAGCTGGTCCGCCTCAAGGAGGCAGTCCGCCCCGACGAGATCCTCTTCGTCGCCGACGGCATGACCGGCCAGGACGCAGTGCGCATCGCCGACGGCTTCAGCCAGGCGCTCGGCGTCACCGGCGTCATCCTGACCAAGATGGACGGCGATGCCCGGGGCGGCGCCGCCCTGTCCATCTACGGCGTCACGAAGAAGCCGATCAAGTACATCGGCGTCGGCGAGAAGCCCGACGCGCTCGAGGAGTTCCACCCCGAGCGCATGGCGGGACGCATCCTGCAGATGGGCGACGTGGTCTCGCTCGTCGAGAAGGCGCAGGACGCCTTCGATGCCACCGAGGCGAAGAAGCTCGAGAAGAAGGTCCGCAAGGAAGGGCTCGACCTGGAGGACTTCCTCACGGCCATGAAGCAGATGCAGAAGCTCGGTCCCATGGAGAGCATCCTCAAGATGCTCCCGGGCGTGAACAGCAAGATGCTGAAGAACGCCAACATGGACCCCAAGCGCCTGAAGCATGTCGAGGCCATCGTGCTCTCCATGACGAGGGCCGAGCGCAAGACGCCGAACCTCATCAACGGGTCGCGGCGCGCGCGCATCGCCAAGGGGAGCGGGCGCCCGATCAGCGAGGTCAACCGGCTGCTCGAGCAGTTCCGCGACATGCAGAAGATGATGAAGAAGGCCGCCGGTGGCGGCCGGATGGGCTTCCCGGGGATGCCGCCGGGCATGTTTGGACGATAGAGGACGGGAGGACGGGAAGACGAGCCGGCGGGAAGACGACCGGGTGTTCGTCGACTCGTCGGCTCGGCAGGACCCGGGCGCGCTCCGGAGATGCCGGAGACGCGAGGAGCTCGGGGAGCAGGATCCACGCACTACCAGGAGCAGGTCATGGTTCGCATTCGACTCCGCCGTGAAGGGCGCAAGAAGAACCCGATGTACCGTATCGTCGTGACCGAGTCGACGGCGCCGCGCGAGGGGCGTTTCATCGAGATCATCGGCACGTACCACCCCCGCAAGACCGAAGGGGCGGTCGAGCTGAAGCAGGATCGCGCCAACCACTGGCTGGACGTCGGCGCGCAGCCGAGCGACACGGTGCGTTCGATCCTGCGCCGGGCGGGGATCCTCAAGACCCGCCACGAGGCACGCCTCGCCCGCAAGCTGCAGGCGGCGGCGGTGCCGCTCGCCGAGGGCGAGAAGGACGCCGAGTAAGGGACGCGTGTCCGCGTCGCCGCACGGCGGGGCGTCGCACGCCATCGTTGGTCGCGTGCGGCGCGCCCATGGGGTGCGGGGCGAGCTGTACCTCGAGGTGATGACCGACGCGCCGGACGCGATCTTCGCGCCCGGCGCGCGCCTTTTCGCCGGCACCACCGCCGGCGACCTGGCGCGGGATGGTGCGACGCTCACGGTGTCCGGCGTGCGCCCGTTCAAGGACGGGCTCCTCGTCACCTTCGAGGAGATCCGCGACCGGAACGCGGCCGACCTCTGGCGCGAGCGCTACCTCCTCCTCCCCCTCGACGAACTCCCGCCCCCGGGCGAGGACGAGGTGTTCCTGCACGACCTGGTGGGGCTGCGGGTGCAACGTGCCGACGGGACGCCGGTCGGGACGGTGGTCGCCTACTACGAGCTTCCCCACGACATCCTGCTCGAGATCCAGCGCGACGGCTCGACCGTCCTCGTCCCCTACCGCGAGGAGTTCGTCACCGAGGTGGACGTCGACGGCGGCGTGCTCGTCGTCGCGCCGCCGGAGGGGCTCCTCGAATGACGCCCCGCGAGGCGCCGCTCCGCATCAACATCGTCACCATCTTCCCCGAGTACTTCCGGGTCCCGCTGGGGCTGTCGATTCCCGCCAGGGCGGAAGCGGCGGCGAGCGTGCGGTACCACGTGGTCGACCTGCGCGACTTCACGCACGACCGCCACCGCACCGTCGACGACTACCCGTACGGGGGCGGGGCCGGGATGGTGATGAAGCCGGGGCCGTTCTTCGAGGCCGTCGAATCGTTAGGCGCGACGGCGCCCATCGTCCTCCTCTCGCCGCGCGGGCGCGTCTTCGGGCAGCGCGACGCCATGCGCTTCGCGGCCGGCGAGGAGCTCACCCTCCTCTGCGGGCACTACAAGGACGTCGACCAGCGGGTGGCCGATCACCTGGCCACCGAGGAGGTCTCGCTGGGTGACTTCGTCCTGAGCGGGGGAGAGCCCGCGGCGCTGGCGATCGTCGACGCCGTGGTGCGACTCCTCCCGGGGGCGATGTCGGATCACGACAGCGCCCGCACCGACTCGTTCTACGAGGAGCGCGGCATCAGCGCCCCGAGCTACACCCGGCCGCCGGAGTACCGCGGATTGGGCGTTCCCAATGTGCTCCTCTCGGGAAACCATGCCGAGATCGCGCGGTGGCGGCGGGAGGAAGGGGAGCGGCGCACGCGCGCGCGCGCCGACGAAACCCGGGATCGGGGTACCGGGTAAGATCACACGGGCGACCGCGGCTTTACGACACACCCGCTGTGATGCATACTGCGGCAGGCTCGGCGGACCTTCCCGTACCCTGTGATCGTGCTGCGCTCGATCTTCCTCACGTTCCTCACGCTCGGTCCCTGCGTCGGCTGCGCTGCCATGGCGACGCAGGTCAACGTGTCGCGTTCGTCGCCGCTGCTGGGGAGCTACCACCCGGCGTCGGTGCAGAGCGTCTTCACCAGCCGCCTGTCAGCGTCGCCGTCGCCGTCGTCGTCGTCGTCGCCGGCGTCCGTTGCACCTGCGGTGCGGGAATCGGAGGCGTGGGGGACCGTGCGCCTCATGGTCAAGGACGATGACGCGCTGGAATACCTGGCCACGATCTACAACCCGCGGGGCGAGACGTTCTCCACGGCATACCTGCGGCGTGGCGGGGCGAGCGCGGATGGCGTGATCGTGGCGACGCTCTTCTCGGACGTGGCGCTCCGCACGCCGTACATCCAGGTCCGCGGGACCATCTCGCTGGCCCGGAACGAGCGCGCCGGGGCGCTGGCCGAGGAGCTGCGGGAGAACCCGCATGCCTTTGGCGTGAGCGTCCACGCGTCGCCGTCCGCCAAGGGGGGGACGATTCGCGGGGGGGTCGAGTAGGGCGGGGATTTCGCGGAGCGCGAGGGTAGCGGACGGCCAACCGGCCGCTTACGTTACGAGTCTCCCGAGAATCGTCCGAAACCGGGCCCAGCCTCACCGACCCGAGCGTCATATGCATCCGTTCATCGAAACCCAGAAAGAGTGGCTCCGCGAAGTGCCGCCGTTCCGTGCGGGCGACACCGTTCGCGTCAACGTTCGCGTCAAGGAAGGCGACAAGGAGCGCCTCCAGGCGTTCGAGGGGGTCTGCATCGCCCGTCGCGGTAGCGGCGTGAGCGCGACCTTCACGGTGCGCAAGGTGTCGAACGGTGTCGGCGTGGAGCGCATCTTCCCGGTGCACTCGCCCATGCTGGCCGACATCTCGGTCGTGCGGCGCGGGCGCGTGCGTCGCGCCAAGCTGTACTACCTGCGCCACCTGGCCGGGAAGGCGACGCGCATCAAGGAGAAGAAGGCGCGCGTTCCTGGCACCGAGGCGCCCGCCAAGGCGTAGCGGGGCAGGGCGGGGCGCATGCCCGGCCGGCGTTCGCCCCGGTGGTCGCGCATCGAGCGTGACGCGCGCGAGGCGTACGGCGAGCTGATTGCCGGGATCGACGAAGTCGGACGGGGCCCCCTGGCGGGCCCCGTTGTCGCATGTGCGGTGATCATGCCCGCCAACACGCGTGCCATCGCCGGCGTGGACGACTCCAAGCGGCTGTTGCCGGAGGCGCGTGAGGCGCTGGCGGTGCGCATTCGCGAGCGGGCCGTGGCCCTCGCCCTCGGGGCGGCGTCGGTGCGCGAGGTCGATCGCCTGAACATCTACCGGGCCACGACGCTGGCGATGCGCCGGGCGCTGGCCCGTCTCGCGCAGGTCCCCCATCACGTCATCGTGGATGGGCGTCCGATCCGGACGCTCGGGGTCAGCCACACCGCGGTGGTGGGCGGGGACGGGAAGTGCTACGCCGTGGCGTGCGCGTCGATCGTCGCCAAGGTGACCCGCGATCGCCTGATGCGGAAGCTGGCGGCGCGGTATCCGGGGTATGCCTGGGAGCAGAACAGCGGGTACGGGACCCCGGCGCACATCGCGGCGCTGGACGCGCTCGGGGCGACGCCGCATCATCGTCGTTCGTTCTGCGTGAAGCAGCTGACCCTGGGGCTCGAGGCGCCCCATCCCCCCATCGACGAGTAGCGCCATGACGACTCCCTCGCCCTTCCGTCCGGACCTGTACGCCGGCCAGGTTGCCCTCATCACCGGGGGCGGGAGCGGGATCGGCTTCGGCATCGCCGAGCTGCTGTCGTCGTTAGGCGCGACGGTGGCGATCGCCAGCCGCAACGCCGAGCGCCTGGCGCAGGCGGTGGAGCGGCTGCGGCAGGGGGGAGGCCGCGTGCACGCGGCCACCCTCGACGTGCGCGATCCCGACGCGGTGCGCGGGGTGGTGGAATCGGTGGCCGCCACCCATGGGCGGATCGACCTCCTGGTGAACAACGCCGCCGGCAACTTCTACGTCCCCTCGGAGAAGATGTCGCCCAACGCCTGGCGCTCGGTGCTCGAGATCGACCTGTTCGGGACCTTCTACTGCACCCAGGCGGTCTTCCCCGTGATGCAGCGCCAGGGTGGGGGGAACGTCGTGAACATCTCGATGACGCTGCACTACCGCGGGTGGCCGTTGATGGCGCACGCGACGGCGGCCAAGGCGGGGATCGACGCGCTCACGCGGACGCTGGCCGTGGAGTGGGCGCCCCACGGGATCCGCGTCAACGCCATCGCCCCCGGCCCCATCCCCACCGAGGGGGTGCGGAAGGCCTTCACCCCGCCGTCGGGGAGCGGGGCCACCGACGTCTTCGCCGTCGAGCGCGCCATGGGGGATTACGCCCGGCAGACGATCCCGCTGGGGCGCTGGGGGACCCCGGCCGACGTCGCCAACGCCGTCGCCTTCCTGGCGTCGGGCGGGGCATCGTGGATCACGGGCGCGATCCTCGTCGTCGATGGCGGCGAGTGGCTCTGGAAGCCCCAGGCCCCCGCGGCGCCCCCGCCGGCGTGAGGCCGGCGGCCGTCGGGGTGTGACGCGCCTCACACGAGACGGGGCGTCCGGCTCTGCCGCATTAGTCGTTGGTTACGGTGTGACTGTGGTCACACGCGGAATTCCCTGCCGCTGCTATACTCCTCCCGTGCTCGTTGCTCCCCAGCGGACAGTCCACCTGACGGGGCGCGCGGCACGAGAAGCCAACACTCAGCCTACCTGAGGAGTTCATCAATGCACGGTATGTACAAGCTGGCCGCGACTGCGGCCGCGGCGGTGGCCCTGAGCGCCTGCGCCACCAAGGGATATGTCCGCAACACCGTCGAGACGGGTCTGTCGACCGAGCGCGTCGCCCGCGCGCAGGGGGACAGCGCCCTCTCCGGCGACATCACCGCGGTGAAGGGTGAGGTCGCCACGCTGAAGAACGACGTCGCCGCGCTCCGCCGCGACCTCACCGCGCTCCGCACCGAGTTCGGCGCCAAGATCACGGCGATGGAGAACGGGATGAAGTTCGCCTTCCCGGTGACCTTCGCGTTCGACGACGCCACGGTCCGTGACGAGGATCGCCCGCAGCTGGATCGCTTCGTCTCCGTCGTGAACAAGTACTACGGCGGCTCGCTGCTGACGGTCGAGGGCTTCACCGACCCGGCGGGTTCCGCCAGCTACAACAAGGACCTCTCCAAGCGCCGCGCCGAGTCGGTCGCCGCGTACCTGGCGCAGGCCGGGGTGCAGGGCGTCACCATCCGCACCGTCGGCATGGGCGAGGCGCGCCAGGTGGTCGAGGGCGCCGAGCGCGACCAGCCGGGGGCGCAGGCCAACCGCCGCGTGGTCTTCGTGGTCGAGACCCAGGGCGGCGCCGCCACCACCGCCTCGATCCAGTAAGCGGACCCCGCTCCGCACCGCACCATCCGAAGGGGCCCCGGCACGTGCCGGGGCCCCTTTCGCGTGCGACGGATGCGGCGAGGGCGGTCGGGGCGCCTCGCCGTGGTACACACCCGGGGCGATGCGCGGTAGATTGCCGGAGCCGTGTCAGACCCGGTAGCTCAGTCGGTAGAGCAACGGACTTTTAATCCGTAGGTCGCGGGTTCGAGACCCGCCCGGGTCATCGAGGTGCCGCCCCCTCCCCCCGAGGGGTCAGGGAAGAAGCCCGGGAACGTGGTTCCCGGCCGTCGCATGCGCCCACACCATCCCCGCGATGTCGGCGATCAGGCGCTGCGCCACCTTCTCGTCGGGGATCCCCTTGGTCAGCACCACCAGGACGAACGGCGGTCGACCCTCGGGGAGCACCAGCGCCGCGTCGTGCAGGATTCCGGTGATCCACCCCGTCTTGTGCGCCACTCGCGTCCCCGGCGGGAGCCCGGCGGGGATCTCGTCGTTGAACTCCTGGCGCTCGAGGATCTCCAGCATGGCGCGCGTGGAGGCGCCCGACGCG contains these protein-coding regions:
- a CDS encoding 50S ribosomal protein L19 — its product is MHPFIETQKEWLREVPPFRAGDTVRVNVRVKEGDKERLQAFEGVCIARRGSGVSATFTVRKVSNGVGVERIFPVHSPMLADISVVRRGRVRRAKLYYLRHLAGKATRIKEKKARVPGTEAPAKA
- a CDS encoding 16S rRNA processing protein RimM, with the translated sequence MVGRVRRAHGVRGELYLEVMTDAPDAIFAPGARLFAGTTAGDLARDGATLTVSGVRPFKDGLLVTFEEIRDRNAADLWRERYLLLPLDELPPPGEDEVFLHDLVGLRVQRADGTPVGTVVAYYELPHDILLEIQRDGSTVLVPYREEFVTEVDVDGGVLVVAPPEGLLE
- a CDS encoding 30S ribosomal protein S16, with the protein product MPETRGARGAGSTHYQEQVMVRIRLRREGRKKNPMYRIVVTESTAPREGRFIEIIGTYHPRKTEGAVELKQDRANHWLDVGAQPSDTVRSILRRAGILKTRHEARLARKLQAAAVPLAEGEKDAE
- a CDS encoding MarR family transcriptional regulator; the protein is MSDVSVQPDASSPPPPVAEQVTAGLYKLGLALRTHAWRESIPRGLTPTQAQVLALLKASGAPRRLSDVAEEMAVTLPTASDAVKALVSKGLVSKGRAADDARAVALTLTTRGHEEAASRTAGPEFVVAAVAALTPDEQRMLMRILVKMVRTLQERGDIAPARTCVACRFFRPFAHPDDTARPHHCDFVGAAFGEGGLRLDCRDFEAADPDGMRARWAAFDAGDEVARR
- a CDS encoding tRNA (guanosine(37)-N1)-methyltransferase TrmD; this encodes MTPREAPLRINIVTIFPEYFRVPLGLSIPARAEAAASVRYHVVDLRDFTHDRHRTVDDYPYGGGAGMVMKPGPFFEAVESLGATAPIVLLSPRGRVFGQRDAMRFAAGEELTLLCGHYKDVDQRVADHLATEEVSLGDFVLSGGEPAALAIVDAVVRLLPGAMSDHDSARTDSFYEERGISAPSYTRPPEYRGLGVPNVLLSGNHAEIARWRREEGERRTRARADETRDRGTG
- a CDS encoding ribonuclease HII; translation: MPGRRSPRWSRIERDAREAYGELIAGIDEVGRGPLAGPVVACAVIMPANTRAIAGVDDSKRLLPEAREALAVRIRERAVALALGAASVREVDRLNIYRATTLAMRRALARLAQVPHHVIVDGRPIRTLGVSHTAVVGGDGKCYAVACASIVAKVTRDRLMRKLAARYPGYAWEQNSGYGTPAHIAALDALGATPHHRRSFCVKQLTLGLEAPHPPIDE
- a CDS encoding signal recognition particle protein, yielding MFDELSDKISGVFAKLRGRGVLTESDIKEGLREVRRVLLEADVNFQLTREFLERVEKKAVGVTQLKTVQPAQQLVKIVYDELTTMLGERREPLKLSSVPPTVVMMVGLQGSGKTTSAAKLARRLKGEGRPTRLVAADVYRPAAIDQLETLGASLEVPVYADRSTRDVVKIARAGIDEAKRARDRVVILDTAGRLQIDDEMMQELVRLKEAVRPDEILFVADGMTGQDAVRIADGFSQALGVTGVILTKMDGDARGGAALSIYGVTKKPIKYIGVGEKPDALEEFHPERMAGRILQMGDVVSLVEKAQDAFDATEAKKLEKKVRKEGLDLEDFLTAMKQMQKLGPMESILKMLPGVNSKMLKNANMDPKRLKHVEAIVLSMTRAERKTPNLINGSRRARIAKGSGRPISEVNRLLEQFRDMQKMMKKAAGGGRMGFPGMPPGMFGR
- a CDS encoding endopeptidase La, which gives rise to MMSRPQRRDEILGQELPPTLPLMALRSTIVYPLGTIAVQMGAPENLALLRDNEDPGLIVALLVASGDVDDPIDNQKLVGRVGVAARVHERINLPGDTVQITLQGLRRITVESVEQEEPYVIARVHAAKELPADPDELNDLVARIVSAAETLADLVDRIPDEVPQILKMNVSDPGRFADLAATNMNFRISDKDEVLQRLDVGQRLRFILSRLEREVARARVMEDVKKQTEVKIEQHQREFYLRQQLRAIQAELGETDPGEKEAIELLKKIDDARLPERVGQEARRETERLRMLSPASSEYQVIRTYLDWILSLPWHKRSGDEEIALSRVEEALDGRHYGLSEAKERIVEFLAVRKLRGGDPHGPILCFVGPPGTGKTSLGEAIAKAIGREFYRIAVGGVRDEAEIRGHRRTYVGAMPGLFLQALRRVGVSDPVLMIDEIDKMSGGGASGDPTAAMLEVLDPAQNHDFVDHYLNLPFDLSRSLFICTANNLFDIPAPLRDRMEVIRIAGYTVEEKVEIAWRYLLPRLLEEHGITDKDIQFTDEVLGFISSRYSREAGLRNFERNISSLMRKRARRKAEGEEGAWIVDNALVEEILGAPKYANEAAEKEPEVGAVTGLAWTSLGGDIMTIEALRMQGSGKLTVTGQLGDVMRESVDAALSFVRSRADALGVTPQDFKESDLHIHFPAGAVPKDGPSAGVAVTLAIGSVLSRRPVRRDVAMTGEVTLRGKVLEIGGVKEKTLAAYRAGLREVILPAGNQKDLRDVPDEVRGNMAFTFVSSMDEVFRLALLSYAAGGLADAVPVRESGMSQGDEASKTSAQSPAPTPAG